A single Gammaproteobacteria bacterium DNA region contains:
- a CDS encoding CoA transferase, which translates to MGPLHGVTIIEIGSIGPGPFCGMVLSDLGANVVRVERPDPPSYPELLHRGRASIAVDLKHPEAAALILRLVEQADGLIEGFRPGVAERLGIGPDACLDRNVQLVYGRMTGFGQEGPLASVAGHDIDYIALSGTLHPIGLVGGPPVVPLNLLGDFGGGGMLLAVGMLAGLLEAARSGRGQVIDAAMVDGSALLTTFVHSMVSAGLWSQHRGDNLLDGGAPFYGVYETSDGNYMAVGALEPKFFTELLGRLGLDAESVPNQYDRSQWPRMRELFQGIFAARTRAEWTAVFETADACVAPVLSLDEAPTHPHNRARDTFVEVEGKVQPAPAPRFSRTAVDIPGPVPAPGQDTDEVLESFGFRSEEIAALHSGRVVF; encoded by the coding sequence ATGGGTCCCCTCCACGGTGTGACCATCATCGAGATCGGCTCGATCGGGCCAGGTCCTTTCTGTGGCATGGTGCTCTCCGATCTGGGGGCGAATGTCGTGCGTGTCGAGAGGCCCGACCCTCCGTCATATCCGGAGCTCCTGCACCGGGGCCGGGCCTCGATCGCCGTCGACCTCAAGCATCCCGAAGCCGCAGCTCTCATCCTCAGGCTCGTCGAGCAGGCAGACGGTCTGATCGAGGGCTTTCGCCCCGGTGTCGCCGAACGTCTCGGAATCGGACCGGATGCGTGCCTGGATCGCAACGTGCAGCTCGTCTACGGGCGCATGACCGGCTTTGGCCAGGAGGGGCCGTTGGCATCGGTCGCCGGCCATGACATCGACTACATCGCGCTGTCCGGCACTCTGCATCCGATCGGACTTGTCGGCGGACCTCCCGTCGTGCCACTCAATCTGCTCGGCGACTTCGGCGGCGGGGGGATGCTGCTGGCCGTCGGCATGCTCGCAGGCCTTCTCGAAGCAGCCCGGAGCGGTCGAGGCCAAGTGATCGATGCGGCAATGGTCGACGGCTCGGCGCTGCTGACGACGTTTGTCCACAGCATGGTGTCGGCAGGCTTGTGGTCGCAGCATCGCGGCGACAATCTGCTCGACGGCGGCGCACCCTTCTACGGTGTGTACGAGACGTCAGACGGCAACTACATGGCTGTCGGAGCGTTGGAACCGAAGTTCTTCACTGAGCTGCTCGGCCGGCTCGGTCTCGACGCCGAGTCTGTTCCGAACCAGTACGACCGGTCGCAGTGGCCCCGGATGAGGGAGCTGTTCCAAGGGATCTTCGCAGCGAGGACGCGTGCGGAATGGACTGCCGTCTTCGAGACCGCAGACGCGTGTGTGGCACCCGTGCTTTCACTCGATGAGGCTCCAACACATCCGCACAACCGTGCCAGAGACACATTCGTCGAAGTAGAGGGCAAGGTCCAGCCGGCCCCTGCACCTCGATTCAGCCGCACTGCCGTCGACATCCCCGGGCCGGTCCCGGCACCAGGTCAGGACACGGATGAGGTACTGGAGTCATTCGGTTTTCGCAGCGAGGAGATCGCTGCACTTCACTCAGGGCGAGTCGTCTTTTGA